A genomic window from Salvelinus alpinus chromosome 10, SLU_Salpinus.1, whole genome shotgun sequence includes:
- the LOC139531904 gene encoding cytochrome P450 2F3-like, whose amino-acid sequence MEICSTVMLGGLLLVLLWLFMLRRKRHVRLPPGPRGLPLIGNLLQMDKQAPYKSFVKWSGVYGPVMTVYLGPQRAVVLVGYEAVKEALVDQAEDFTGRAPIPFLVRATKGYGLVISNGERWRQLRRFTLTTLRDFGMGRKRMEEWIQEESQYLIDSLDGTKAMPFDPQPFLSRTVSNVICSLVFGQRFGYEDDKFLRLLNILTNLLRFGSTAWGQLYNIFPWLMERLPGRQHVMFSQVDEVRSFVMKKIHKHQETIDPGIPRDFIDCFLTRLNQEKDVSSSEFHYENLVSTVLNLFLAGTETTSTTIRYALVLLIKYPDIQEHVQQEIDTVIGRHRVPRVEDRKSLPFTDAVIHEVHRFLDLVPLNLPHYATKNISFRGYTIPQGTVILPMLHSVLRDKDHWATPTTFNPNHFLDMSGNFQKNPAFLAFSAGKRACVGESLARMEIFLFLVSLLQRFSFSCPGGPDSIDLSPESSSFGNMPRRYQLISTPR is encoded by the coding sequence ATGGAGATATGTAGTACAGTGATGTTGGGAGGCCTGCTGTTGGTTCTACTGTGGTTGTTCATGCTGAGGAGGAAGAGACACGTCCGTCTACCTCCCGGACCACGCGGCCTGCCGCTGATAGGCAACCTGCTTCAGATGGACAAACAGGCCCCCTACAAGAGCTTTGTCAAGTGGAGTGGTGTTTATGGGCCAGTGATGACAGTGTATCTGGGGCCCCAGCGGGCCGTGGTGCTGGTGGGGTACGAGGCGGTCAAGGAGGCTCTGGTGGACCAGGCTGAGGACTTCACAGGACGAGCTCCCATCCCCTTCCTGGTCCGAGCTACCAAGGGATATGGCCTGGTCATCAGTAACGGGGAGCGTTGGCGCCAGCTGCGTCGTTTCACTCTGACCACGCTAAGAGACTTTGGGATGGGCCGtaagaggatggaggagtggataCAGGAGGAGAGCCAATACCTCATAGACAGTCTGGACGGCACTAAAGCCATGCCCTTTGACCCCCAGCCCTTCCTGAGTCGAACCGTGTCCAACGTCATCTGCTCCCTGGTGTTCGGCCAGCGCTTCGGCTACGAGGACGACAAATTCTTGCGCTTGCTCAACATCCTCACGAACTTACTGCGCTTTGGAAGCACCGCCTGGGGACAGCTCTACAACATCTTCCCCTGGCTGATGGAACGCCTGCCTGGTCGGCAGCATGTCATGTTCAGCCAGGTGGACGAGGTGAGAAGCTTTGTGATGAAGAAGATCCACAAGCACCAGGAGACCATAGACCCAGGCATCCCTAGAGACTTCATAGACTGTTTCCTCACCAGACTCAACCAGGAGAAGGATGTGTCCTCCTCTGAGTTCCATTATGAGAACCTGGTGTCCACAGTGTTAAACCTCTTCCTGGCAGGAACAGAGACCACCAGCACCACTATCAGATATGCCCTCGTGCTTCTCATCAAATACCCTGACATACAGGAGCACGTGCAGCAGGAGATCGACACAGTGATTGGTCGACACCGCGTCCCTCGAGTGGAGGACAGGAAGTCTCTCCCCTTCACAGACGCTGTCATCCACGAGGTGCATCGATTCCTGGACCTCGTCCCGCTCAACCTCCCACACTACGCTACCAAGAATATCTCATTCAGAGGGTACACTATCCCTCAGGGCACCGTGATCCTTCCCATGCTGCACTCTGTTCTGCGAGACAAGGACCACTGGGCCACGCCAACAACCTTCAACCCCAATCACTTCCTAGATATGAGCGGAAACTTCCAGAAGAACCCTGCTTTCTTGGCGTTCTCTGCAGGTAAGCGTGCCTGTGTGGGGGAATCTCTGGCTCGTATGGAGATCTTTCTTTTCCTGGTGTCTCTGCTGCAGCGTTTCTCCTTCTCCTGCCCTGGAGGACCTGACAGCATCGACCTCAGCCCAGAGTCTAGCAGCTTCGGTAACATGCCGCGCCGTTACCAGCTCATATCTACCCCCCGCTGA